CAAAAATGGGAGCGCGAGCTTACAAGTCATCCTTATTGATCATTACTTTTTCCGACATTCCAGGTGAGCGCGAAGTGCGTCCAGGGGCGGGAGGCCTTCCGGCACGGGAAGGACAGGGCGGGTCGTCTGCAAGGTAGCGACACTCCGCTGCTTATTTGCGATGTAATGATTCTGTTGGAATTGAGAAATTGAATCGTAAAATTCCTTAACGGGTGGTTTCACGAAATATTAATTTATCGACTTGATAATCCGGCTCCGCAGGTAACGCACAGCTGTTTGCAAAGAAGAAAGTAGTCGCACATGCAACCTACAGGGGCACCCACAATGTCGGTCCATTTAGCAAATCGCAGCACCCTCCTTCTAACTTCGATTGCGGCAGCCTGTGTGCTCGCCGCTTGCGGAGGTAGCGACAACCATCCGGCGACGACGGCCAGCAACCCGACGCCGACGACGTTCTCGGGCGTCGTGAACGCGGCCGCTGTCACGCCGGGCAGCACGACCGGTAACCCGACCGTCAAGGCCGGCTACTACACCGGCGCGACGGTTTGCCTCGACGCGAACGGCAATGGTGTGTGCGACGCGTCGGAAGCCACGGCAACGACGGACGCGAATGGTCATTTCTCGCTGCAATCGACCGCCACGGGTCAACTGATTGCCGATGTCAGCACGAATGCCAAGAACACGGCAAGCGGTGCGGCCGTCGCCAGCCACGTGATCCTGCGCGCTTCGGCTGCGCAGATCGCCGACCAGGGCGCGACGAACGTCGTGATCAGCCCGATGTCGAGCGAAGTGCAGCGTCTGGTGGAAGCGAACGGCACGACCTACGCGACCGAAAAGGCCAACCTGGTCACGCGTATGAGCGCGCCGGCCCTGGGTGCGTCGTCGGTGGCGATCACCGCGGCGAATCTGCTGAGCGATGTGACGAAGCTGTCGGGTGCCGAGCAGCAGGCGATGCTGTTCGAAGAAAACGAACTCGGCAACCGCTACACGTACGCGACGACCAAGCTCGACCGTCACGACCAGTATCCGGACAACCTCGCGGTGCCGGGCGGCGATCCGTCGCTGGTCGGCGCTGCGGGCGTGACCGCCGCGACCGCCGTCGTATCGACGACGAAGCAGGCGCCGATCACGTACGCGCAATCGCAACAGGCCGCGTTCAACGTCGAAGGCATTCCGCGCTACGACAACATCTTCGTGATCATGCTGGAGAACCACAGCGTGGCGCCGGTGACGGGCACGCCGGGTATTCTCGGTTCGACGAGCGCACCGTTCATCAACCAGTTCCTGGCCAGCAACGCACAGTTCACGACGTACTACTCGACGGGTAACCCGAGCGAGCCGAACTACACGGCACTCGGCGGTGCGGACGACTGGGGTATCGTCGACGACAACTGGTGGGGCTGCGGTGCCGGCACGAGCGGCGCGAACGCCCCGACGGACGTGGCGTTTGCCGGCGGCAAGGCGTCGGATGGCCAGCCGCTCGTCGCGACCGGTGCACTGCCGACGCAGGACACCACGCACCTGACGGGCCTGACGAACGCCGCCTGTACGACGGTCGGATCGAGCGCGAACCACAACGTCCAGTCGCCGTCGCTGTTCAACCTGCTGACGCAGGCTGGCCTGACGTGGCGTACCTACAGCGAGTCGATGAACCCGGGTCAAGACCCGCGCTCGGACAGCATCGCCGATGCCGCGATTACGGACACGTACACGGGCCCGGGCAGCAACGGCACGGCATTCGCTGTTCCGAACGCGCTGTACAAGACCAAGCACCATCCGGGCATGGCTTATCAGCCGACGCGTAACCTGCCGGAGTTCATGGCCGACAACCGCACCATCTTCGGCACGCAGTACAGCGCAGCCGACTGGGCGAAGTCGACGGCTTACCCGATCCCGGCCGGCTACAACCCGGACCAGTTCAGCACCGACCTGGCCTCCGGCGACGTGGGCAGCATCAACTTCATCATGCCTGACCAGTGCGACGACATGCACGGCACCGGCTCCGATCCGTCGTGCTCGGGCGGCAGCACGCAGATCGTTCAGCGTGGCGACGACTATGTCCGTCAGGTGATCACGAAGATCCAGGCATCGCCGCTGTGGGCCAACAAGCAGCGCAAGGTGGCGATCGTCGTGATGTTCGACGAAGGCGAAGGTAGCTCGACGGCATGCTGCGGCTGGAACCCGGTGACCTCCGACGTCAACCAGGCTCCGCTCACGTTCGCGAACGGCAAGTTCACGCCGGTGACGACGGCGAAGTACAACGGCGGCAACCACGGTCACGGCAATTCGATCTTCGGTGTGGCAACGAACCAGGCCAACCCGAACATCGTCGACAGCGACGAGTACAGCCACTTCTCGCTGGTGCGTACGATGCAGGACATGTTCCAGATCGGTGACCCGGCACAGCCGGCCACGTACCTCGCCCGTGCGAAGTACACGGAATCGTTCATCGCCAGCAACATCCTGAACCTGCCGGAACTCGCGGGCAGCGCGGATACGCACTTCGACGCCGTGCGACCGATGAACCACGCGTACATCACGCCGGCTACCTACACGCAGAAGCTGAACCCGGTCGACGTGACGGGTACGTCGCTGGCCTCGCGTGCTGCGGGTCCGGACGCAAGCCAGACCAACATCTGGGCACTCGCGAAGTAAGTGTGTGACTGGCGGGAGGCGCTGCATGGTCTCCCGCGACAACAAGCTTTTGATCTCGCTGCCGGGCCGCAATGTGCGGCCCGGCAGTTTGCGTATCGTGACTCCTGTTGTCGGGTGACCTTCGGCTTCAACGGAACCGCGCAGAAGCGGTCCCAGGACCCGGGCAATCAAAGACCTTGAAATGCGAAAAATTTTCTTCGGTGTACTGTGCGCATTCTCCGTGCTGCTGACCGCCTGCGGCGGCGGTGGCAGCGATAGCGGCTCGAGCCAGACCTCGTCGAGTGGTGGCTCGACCGGCGGTCTCGCGCCTCCCGCGAAGATCACGCTGAGCGCGGCCGCGCAGGTCGGCCAGCAACTGTTCTTCGACAAGAACCTGTCGAGCGGCAAGAACATGTCGTGCGCGACGTGTCACAACCCGCAGTATGCGTACGGGCCGCCGAACAGCCTGTCGGTACAGCTCGGCTCCGATCCGTCGCAGGCGGGACAGCGCGCGGTGCCTTCGCTGCGCTATAAATCGATGACGCCGCCGTACAACGACATCGCCGAGAACCCCGACGGCATCACGCAGAACGCGCCCGGCGGCGGCTTCATGGAAGACGGCCGCGCGACGACGCTCGCCACGCAGCCGGCGCTGCCGCTGCTCAATCCGCTCGAAATGAACAATGCGTCGCCGGCCGTCGTCGTGCAGACCGTGCAGAGCGCGTCGTATGCGGCGCTGTTCCAGCAGGCCTTCGGCGCGGGCGTATTCTCCGACGCGAACGCGACGTTCACCGACGTCGGCGTCGCATTGCAGGCGTATCAGGTGGAAGACCCGAGCTTCGCGCCGTACTCGAGCAAGTTCGATCTGTTCGAGTCGAACAAGATCGGCGGGACGCTGACGGCGGCGGAAATGCGCGGCCTCCAGCTCTTCAACGACACCGATAAGGGCGCAGGATGCGTGGCTTGCCACTATGCCGGCGCGAACTTCAACGGCTCGGTTGGTCTGATGACCGATTTCACGTACCAGGCGATCGGCGCACCGCGTAACGACACGCAGATTCCTGGCAACCCTGATCCGATTCCGGCGAACACGAACGCATCGTTTGTCGACATGGGGCTGTGCGGTCCGCTCAACAACATTCATACGCCGGGTACGGCCAACAGCGGCGCCGGTCCGGATTCGATCACCGGCGTCAACGTGCCCGATCCGTACTGCGGCCGCTTCAAGGTGCCGACGCTGCGCAACGTCGCGACACGGACCGCACTGTTCCACAACGGCGTATTCCATTCGCTGACGCAGGTACTGAACTTCTACAACACCCGCGATACGAACCCGGAATACTGGTATCCGAGCACCGGCGGCGATACGACGCACATGGTGCAGAACCCGTCGTATGCGCTGTTCCCGACGGCGGCGTCGGGCGCGACCGCGCAGTCCTTCAACGATCTGCCGGTCACGTTTCAAGGCAACATCGACGAAGAACTGCCGATGGGGCAAGGGCAGACCGACGCCGGCGGCACGACCGCTGCCGACGGTGCGAAGCCGCGTGCGATCCATTCGACGCCGCAGCTGACGCAGCAGAACATCGCCGATCTGGTCTGCTTCCTGAACACGCTGACCGACGGTTACCAGCCGCCCGCCACGCCGCCTGCGAGCGGTGCCTGTGTGAACTGACGATGAGCCCGCGCGGCTCGCCTGCAAGGGTGGCCGCGCGTTGCGATCTGTCTGTGCCTTATTTGCATCCCAGTCATTCAACTCGAGCAACACACCATGATTCGACGTACCACTGCCGTCCGCCTCGCTTGCGGCGCGGCTGCGATGATTTCCCTTACGCTGTTTGCCGGCTGCCACGATAAAAGCCAGGACGTCAGCCGCGAGAATTTCACGACCACGATCAACGATTTCCTCGCGAAACGCGGCCACCTGTGTCTCGCGAAATACGACTGGCCGATCTACGTGACGACCGACGACGTCGCCGCGGGCACGCGCGACGCGATCCAGATGCCAGTGCTCGAGAAGGTCGGCCTCGTCGCGGGCAAGACGATGACGGTCGAACGTACTGACCCGGCCGGCAAGAAGATCACCGCGACCGCGCGGCAGTATCAGTTGACCGACGAAGGCCAGAAATACTATCTGCACGTTCCGGAAGTGGTCGCGACCGCGACCGGAAGCGTCACGCATCCGGCCGATTTCTGCGCGGCGACGCTGACGCTCGATAAGGTGGTCGGGTGGGAACGGCCCGCGCCGGTCGAGGGCAAGACCGCGACGTCGGTGATCTACACGTACAAGATCGAACCGGCGACGTGGGCGAAAGATGCCGACGTGCAGCGCGTGTTCCCGATGATTAAACGCGTCGTCGAAGGCGCGGGCACGATGCAGTTGCGCGAGGGCGTGCATCTGACGTCGGACGGCTGGGTGGCCGACGAAGTGATGGCGCGTTGAGGTTTCGGTAGAGAAGGGCGGGGCGTTTATATCGCCCCGCGTTTTCGAGCCGCGTTTTTTAGCACTAAGCCTGATCGCGTGGCACGAAGCGGCGCGTGCGAATCCACTTCGTCGCGACCCACTTCTCGCCTGCGCGTAGCGGGGTGCTCGCGTGCAGCGAGCCCGGATCGGACAGCCCGAAACGGTTGCCGTATTCGAAGTAGAGCGCGTGCCCGCGTTGCGGCGCCACCGACCAGCCGATCTGCGGAAACACGGTTTCGCCACCGCCGCCATCGACATCGTTCAGATACATCAACAGCGTGCCGACACGTTGACCGCTGCGCGCGATCGACTCGCGATTCGACGCGTTGTTCGCGACCAGATAGTCGACGTGCGGCGTCGATTCGGCGCCCGCTTCGTAATTCAATAGCTGCAGGCCTTCGCCGTTTTCGACGGGCAGCCCCGTGAGTTCCGCGATCCGCGCTTCGATGCGCGCGATCAGCGGCGTTTCGCCGAGACGAAAGAACATGCCGCTGCTGCTGCGATGCCCTGCGACGACATTGCGGCCTGTCACCGGATCGACGACGGTCGAGCGATTCAGGCGCGGGCGCGCGAGCGCGATCAGTTGTTCGCATTCGCTCGTGCTGAGAAAGTTGCCGAGCTGGATCGCGGCAGGCCGCTGCATTCTCGCGACGACCCGCACCTTGCGCTCGCCGACGGTAATCAGCGAACCGTCGGGCACGCGCAGCGACTCCAGTTCGTAGGTCACCGGCGCACCGCCGATTTCGAGCTTGTCGCCGGGCAACGCCGTGCCGTACAGAAACGCCGACGTGATCGCGTTGACCATCCCCGACGCGAGTTCGACCGGGTTCTTTCGATTGACCAGTTCCTGAACGATCGTCTGCGGAGGGACACCGCGTGTGAGGTTGTCGGCGATCCAGTCGCGGAGTTCGGTGGGGAAGGGGACGGTGATGGACATCGGGGCTCGGGGGTGGGCGACGCAGTGGGGTCGCATGATAGCGAGGTTGTGTGTCGTTCGTGCGTCGGAGTGGGTTTGCGATCGATCGTTTTCATCGTTCGCGTCGATAGATCGTCGACAATGAGCCACTCAAGCAATCACGATATGGGTGGAAAATTACGTCCACTGAAATGCCGAGGATGGTCAAAAGCCAGGAAGCAATCGATGAATTTCTTCGGGAAACTCACGGCCTGCATGACTCATGCGTGACATCTGCCGAATTTCATGACGGACGGTTTGTAGACGAGTCCGGATCCATGCATTGTGAGCTTGGTGACCAGGCAACCGCGATCCTGAAATTCGATCGTCAATCCGGGACAGGGACTGTGACGAGATACGTTCTGGTCTTTGAAGGTGTTCTTCACTTTGAGTACGTGCATGACGCAGCGGACGACGGCATCATATTCTCGTGCGCGGTGTCGCTAACGACGGAAGGCGTTTGTTTCGCATGCAATCCGGAACACGGCAAACCGGTTCCGGTCGTACGCGCCAGATCGTTCGAGTACACGGTGTCCGGTTGACCGTTGAGACGACGGGGGGCGAGAACCACGTTGAAGGTTGACCCGGAGCGGCCATTCGTCGAATGTGCGTGAACATGCGGGGTAGTTCTTTCACGCCAACCCGTCGGCTCCGCATACATCGATCGAATTTGAATACGATCGCGCGTGTCATCGCGACCCTGTAATTGCGACTTCGGCCTCTTGCCGACCGCATCGCTTTCAAACCGATGTGTGAGCTAGTAGAGCCACAAGGAGCAACGCCCATGACCGCAAAAAATCCAGCCTACGTCGGGCATTGCCAATGTGGCACGGTCGAGATCAGCGCGTGGGCCCAACCGATGATGGTCAGTACGTGCTACTGCGACGACTGTCAGGCGGCAGGCCAACGTCATGCGGCATCCGGCAGTTCAGCACCGATGTCGGGCGCCGACGGTGGCACGGAGTTCATGGTGTTTCGCCGTGGCAGCATTGCGTGTACACGGGGCGCGGACCTGCTCCAGCCGGCGAAGCTGACCTCGCATACGAAGACCCGCCGGATGATCGCGAGTTGCTGTGCGACGCCGATGTACGTCGCCTTCGACGACAAACGACCTTGGGTGTCGGCGTTCCGCGCGCCCTTCGGAGCGGATGCGCCGCCGGTTGAGATGCGGATCTGCACGCGGTTCAGGCGTGCGGAAGAAGCGGTCGATGATGGTGTGCGAAGTCATTCCGGCTACCCTCCGGCGATGATGGTCCGGATTCTGGCTGCGTTGCCGGTCGTGCTGTTCAGCAAGTCGGTTGGGACTTTGCCTTAGCGTGAGTGGTCGATGCGATCGCGTATGCGGATGTCTTGCTTCGCTCACGACACGCCGTTGCGCGCGATCCCTCAACGAAGCGCAGCCGCCACCGCCTCGTCAATCTGCAGCGCAAACCGCGCTTCAACATCGGGCACGGCGTAGCCGATCGACAGTTCCAGATACGCGTCGCCCAGCACCAGCTGAACGAATGTCGCCGCCCGCAATGCCGCAGTCGATTCATCAAACCGCTTGCGCAGAATTTTCGCAGCGAACGCGCGCACGACCTTCGCGCCATTTTCGTAAAACACCTGGCCGAGTTCCGGAAGACGTTCGGCCTCGGCGACGATGGCCCGGTACAGCCGCAGATAATCCGGCGCGATCAGGATTTGCGCCAGGACCCGCCCCAACTCGCGCAACGCGACTTCGGGGGATTCATCGGGTTGCTCGTCCCGAGCGCCGGCAAGAAATCCACCCACCTGGCCGCACATCGAGCTCACCAGACCCACGAAGAGCGCCTCCTTCGACTTGAAGTGACGATAGACCGTCTGTTTGCCCACGCCGGCAGCCGAGGCGACATCGTCCATCGTTGCCAGACCGAACCCCTCGCGTAAAAAAACGATTCTCGCGCCGTCAAGGATCGCGGATCGCTTGCGGTATTGCAGCGGGCTCAGGTCGGGGAGGGAAGAAGTGTCCATCCCAGATAAATAGCAGATCGTCGAGTAGTTGACAAGACTGGTTAGTCTCGTTTAGATTCGCCTAAACGAGACCAATGAGTCTCGTTCTTCCGATCATTCGATTTCGCGACCCATCATTGGAGAACGCTTTGAAACTGTTCATGACAGGCGGTACTGGTTTTATCGGGCAGGCGGT
This portion of the Paraburkholderia flava genome encodes:
- a CDS encoding cytochrome-c peroxidase; this encodes MRKIFFGVLCAFSVLLTACGGGGSDSGSSQTSSSGGSTGGLAPPAKITLSAAAQVGQQLFFDKNLSSGKNMSCATCHNPQYAYGPPNSLSVQLGSDPSQAGQRAVPSLRYKSMTPPYNDIAENPDGITQNAPGGGFMEDGRATTLATQPALPLLNPLEMNNASPAVVVQTVQSASYAALFQQAFGAGVFSDANATFTDVGVALQAYQVEDPSFAPYSSKFDLFESNKIGGTLTAAEMRGLQLFNDTDKGAGCVACHYAGANFNGSVGLMTDFTYQAIGAPRNDTQIPGNPDPIPANTNASFVDMGLCGPLNNIHTPGTANSGAGPDSITGVNVPDPYCGRFKVPTLRNVATRTALFHNGVFHSLTQVLNFYNTRDTNPEYWYPSTGGDTTHMVQNPSYALFPTAASGATAQSFNDLPVTFQGNIDEELPMGQGQTDAGGTTAADGAKPRAIHSTPQLTQQNIADLVCFLNTLTDGYQPPATPPASGACVN
- a CDS encoding 2OG-Fe(II) oxygenase; the encoded protein is MSITVPFPTELRDWIADNLTRGVPPQTIVQELVNRKNPVELASGMVNAITSAFLYGTALPGDKLEIGGAPVTYELESLRVPDGSLITVGERKVRVVARMQRPAAIQLGNFLSTSECEQLIALARPRLNRSTVVDPVTGRNVVAGHRSSSGMFFRLGETPLIARIEARIAELTGLPVENGEGLQLLNYEAGAESTPHVDYLVANNASNRESIARSGQRVGTLLMYLNDVDGGGGETVFPQIGWSVAPQRGHALYFEYGNRFGLSDPGSLHASTPLRAGEKWVATKWIRTRRFVPRDQA
- a CDS encoding TetR/AcrR family transcriptional regulator, which encodes MDTSSLPDLSPLQYRKRSAILDGARIVFLREGFGLATMDDVASAAGVGKQTVYRHFKSKEALFVGLVSSMCGQVGGFLAGARDEQPDESPEVALRELGRVLAQILIAPDYLRLYRAIVAEAERLPELGQVFYENGAKVVRAFAAKILRKRFDESTAALRAATFVQLVLGDAYLELSIGYAVPDVEARFALQIDEAVAAALR
- a CDS encoding GFA family protein, producing MTAKNPAYVGHCQCGTVEISAWAQPMMVSTCYCDDCQAAGQRHAASGSSAPMSGADGGTEFMVFRRGSIACTRGADLLQPAKLTSHTKTRRMIASCCATPMYVAFDDKRPWVSAFRAPFGADAPPVEMRICTRFRRAEEAVDDGVRSHSGYPPAMMVRILAALPVVLFSKSVGTLP
- a CDS encoding alkaline phosphatase family protein, whose product is MSVHLANRSTLLLTSIAAACVLAACGGSDNHPATTASNPTPTTFSGVVNAAAVTPGSTTGNPTVKAGYYTGATVCLDANGNGVCDASEATATTDANGHFSLQSTATGQLIADVSTNAKNTASGAAVASHVILRASAAQIADQGATNVVISPMSSEVQRLVEANGTTYATEKANLVTRMSAPALGASSVAITAANLLSDVTKLSGAEQQAMLFEENELGNRYTYATTKLDRHDQYPDNLAVPGGDPSLVGAAGVTAATAVVSTTKQAPITYAQSQQAAFNVEGIPRYDNIFVIMLENHSVAPVTGTPGILGSTSAPFINQFLASNAQFTTYYSTGNPSEPNYTALGGADDWGIVDDNWWGCGAGTSGANAPTDVAFAGGKASDGQPLVATGALPTQDTTHLTGLTNAACTTVGSSANHNVQSPSLFNLLTQAGLTWRTYSESMNPGQDPRSDSIADAAITDTYTGPGSNGTAFAVPNALYKTKHHPGMAYQPTRNLPEFMADNRTIFGTQYSAADWAKSTAYPIPAGYNPDQFSTDLASGDVGSINFIMPDQCDDMHGTGSDPSCSGGSTQIVQRGDDYVRQVITKIQASPLWANKQRKVAIVVMFDEGEGSSTACCGWNPVTSDVNQAPLTFANGKFTPVTTAKYNGGNHGHGNSIFGVATNQANPNIVDSDEYSHFSLVRTMQDMFQIGDPAQPATYLARAKYTESFIASNILNLPELAGSADTHFDAVRPMNHAYITPATYTQKLNPVDVTGTSLASRAAGPDASQTNIWALAK